The following is a genomic window from Nymphalis io chromosome 23, ilAglIoxx1.1, whole genome shotgun sequence.
aacacatttaaaatccgactcaaggcgtattatttatctttataatcatCAGtggagtgttgttttattatgtgctgcactttattgctatttactattacaattatcataattacacttttttatatattgtatatgtatacataaacatgtatatattatttatgtatatatcatagtattgtatttataattatttcaaaaataaaatttgaaatgatcagtacacctccttaccgctttatttatttcatgtccttcacccaaaggttgtctgaaagagatcgctcttttagcgataagaccgccttttgtacaaaatagttttcgtttttttatgtttgtgtttaaaatggttctgtaactcttttgttgtacaataaagcatattatatttcttttctatTCTATGTATCGAGTTAAAGCCAAGTatgaaaaggttttaaatatataaattacttagagATAAACTTGTGAAGTCAAGTGAAATACTTCACTTCACAAGTGGTAGTgaactttgtgcaaacccgtctgggtaccatctggtcatcataatatattatattgctaaacagcaatacttaattaaaattaaagaaaaattaaaatactttatttaatatagaagcatAAAACTTACTAATTGATAGTCAAATttgaaactaccaccggttagGTGGTTAGGTTAGGAAGAAATAGCCTGATCTGAGATGAACGGTAAAAAAACTCAGtaggtttttaatattattatcataccgGTTTGATGAGTGAGTAAGCCAGGGTAACTACTAGTAGAATTTTTAagcaaggtcgtctgggtatCAATCACTAATCACTTATTTTATCACTAAACagatatacttagtattgttggatTCCGGTTAGAAAGGAGAGTTAAATAGTGAAATTAAAGAACAAGGCACATGGCTTCTTAGGTACCCAGCGTGGTGACGCTTTGGAGatggtgaatatttcttatagtgccaatgtttattatttggCCCATTTGACTAGTTCacctacatattaaaaataaaataaaatacatgtttaaccCTATCGTATTCCGATGAAGTTACACATTAatcattaacatataaatatgagttacaataatacaaaaaaaagtagtttgTGCAAAGTGAGTCTGGTTTCATGGCTCGATATCAAAAGCAAATTGTAAATCTCCTCATTTTACATGGAAGGCAGGGCAAGGTGAAACCGAAATTGTTTCACAAATTATTTACTTCAGCTCTAGAAAATTGTGTTCACACTTCTCATGATATCGTTGTGTAAAAACTTGTTTAACGTTACGTAAAAGTCTTGTTgctagttatatgtatatagtatcaacagagaaaaatgtattttgaataggatttgcgtaaaatccgtccTTAGttagcgtctacgtcggggacgTAACTGACAAAATTTCCAGTCAACtgggcggatagtttagatctcgtgatgagtggtatttcgcttatatatagcatatatattaagccatataattataattttatttaaaacatatgtttttaaatattataatacttatgtaatataattatgtcataCCAACGCTTATAGTTTTTCCGATCAATACCTTGGACCTTTAAGCGACACTGGTCGTGGCACGTGTTACCTGATGGAATGCTgctaatcattttatttattaaaagtttattaaaatatattaccattGGTTTTCATCTCCTCAaacaaataatctttaaattgaCGCAGTCATGTTTAATCGTGTcgactgtataatatatattttttaaatataagcaagATACGCgaaattgttatgtttttattttacactagcTGTCGCCCGCGGCGTCACTCGcacataagtataaatatatattttttatactataaaactCAGATTAAACATAACTATTAAACTCGCTGTAAGCTTTATTTTTGTAGCGTTTGTGGCGTTTTTCTTTTGGGGCTTAAATTACTAAGTTACTCGCAAAGCTTACTCTggagcatgcaacataaaaTCTGTCCATATGACGATAACAGTTCCCACTAAAATCAATACCGGTTATATTCAACGACAAGCCTCgggacttattgattgtcacaCATTAAGAGGGAACTGTATACTAACTATAATAACAAACTCATTTTTGcacttcaatcaacagccaatcgttgtccactgctgaacataggcctctcccaaggtgcgccaaagctccctgtcctccgccttccgcatccagttggtgcccgccaccttcttaaggtcgtccgtccacctggctggagggcgccctacgctgcgcttgccgattcgcggtctccactctaggactcgtctgctccaacggccatcggtcctacgacatacgtgaccagcccactgccacttcatcctgctaattttgcaagctatgtcggtgactccggttcttttccggataatctcatttctgatcttatccttcaaagatactccgagcatagctcgctccatagcacgctgagcgactttgaatttgtggactagtcccgcagttagtgtccacgtttcggcaccgtatgtcatggcaggtaagacgcattggttgaagacttccgtcttcaaacattgcggtatagacgacttgaggacttgacgaaggttgccaaatgctgcccatcccaaacgaattcttcgatcggcttccttctcgaagttgcaTTTTTGCACTTGTAATACTTAAATTTCTCTTCTTCGAGCTTAATCGATTTTGTTTTATCACGAACTCAGTTTATGTATTCTGAAGGCAGTTATCGAAAAATGGCCTTGATCgttacataattacattttgtGTCCGTTATTGAGagcaaaaataacttataatatatataataagtaggcAACTTAACATTTTTTCACTTATTTAATGTATCCTAAGcctaactaaaattataaatgccaatgtgagtgtgtttgtttgttacgctctcACGCCTAACGacttaaccgattttaaaaattatttcacccAAGCTAAAGCTACATTATAAGCGTAACACGTTACATTTTGTCCCCGCATTCCTACGGGACCGGAAACTACGCGtgtgaaaccgcgggcaaaacggtgtcaaataatatttttacaaatgacAATAGAACGACTGTTACATCCTTTTGGACTTAAAGTCTATGTAAATTACTGGCAATACTTTATCAATTACTTCGCGCTATCCCTTGATACGAGTATCTAAcaaaattagtattataaatacgaaagcgagttttgttttatagtataggttggcggacgagtatgtgggccacctgatggtaagtggtaccgctgttttgcggttaaatatctgatgagtgggtggtacctacccagacgggcttgcacaaggccctaccaccattgtgtatttctttgtttttttttttatattatatttgccgGAAAGGCAAATGACTTCACTCCACGTGATCGTAATGATCTACACTAGCTGCCCCAGCCATGAAAGTTATAAAAGAAGGAGAACATGTGTGTTACAATTTGTTACGTGTTGTTACTCTTTcccgtcttaactactcaacctaatatcataaaatttggCATACACGCCGTGGGGAGTACAAATATTTAACAGCTGAACCTTCCCAATGGCGGGCGGAACCACGGGTGGAAGCTAGTCAAATATATTAACTAACTGTTGGACAGCTAACAGTTTCATTTTATAAGGTTAATAATCCCACAAGGCtaagcctaataaaataaaaatatactgagAGACAGTCGCTTCATTGTATTTTgcgttataataaaaactaaatgaaGCTTTGTTGCTAGCAATGTTTTAATTTAGCCGTAATCAAGACAATTGCTATAAATAATACGAGTAAACAATCTATGTTTATTATGTATCTACTACAATAGCGTGCGTTATACAATCAATCGGCGAACATACATTTTCTGAACAAAGGTTAGGAAACGGACTGGAACTACAATTGTGTGAGCTCGCCACACAATATCTGTCGATATGACGATATATTAGGGCTCTCAGCTTTCCGAAATTTTTGGCTGATAATTGTGATTTTAAACCAAAATGATGTTTAGTTTGATTCTATTAACAGGTAATAAAATACGTCAAAgtgaaattaagaaaaatacaaatactaaatatttctaaGAAGATATACTTAGAAACACAATTGAAAAGcaccatttaataaatatgtaacgaatgttaaaactataaactttatattgatataccctagattttaaataaatctcagGATTTTAGGAGTTACGAGTTTCGATAACGAGACAATCTAAGGCCTATCCCCAGCACTGGGGCATTTACAGGCCATTACTTATCAACATACATAAGATTAGtaccttattattttatattctattatccaAATAAAAGCATAAAAGTATACTTATGTACgtaaaaattaaacacttaGTTTTACTTCAAAAAAGGAAGGGCCTCACCTTCCTTTTTTGAAGTAAAACTTAAGCTGGTCATAAAGTCTTGGCACGACCTTCATTGAAAGATACTCAGTCAAGGTTTTATGTCTAATGAGTCAAGAactcaaattttatttcaatttttaaatttcacgaCGTACGTACGTAAGAAGAGGATTTTGATTGCGTATCATAAAACCTTGGTTGGATTCATAAAGTTTGTTGCGAACTAAGTTTCATTgcttcgtaaaatatttttagagaaactttaaaaatcataaacaaaattaGCAAGGAAAATGTTTGGAATCTTTATACGTATAACGAGATATTGACTTTCaagtattttgaataatttaaaaagttgaacataatatttttattacaaacttattttatacacaataaaaagcgttaccttatttttttattatgatttttgctTTGTAATTTTctctctttatttatttgaattaaaaattaacacgtGTATCTCAATCGAAGTTTGCGGATTCAAATTATTTCTATCGCATATGCGTCAGAATAATATATTCCACCCTTACCTCACCTCGATGctggaaatccacaacagcATAATCTTTAAAGCAATTCCTAcctcgcacaaccactctgtggaacTGGCTGTCTCCGGCAACTTTTATTAAACtgaaaatcgaaaaaaaatcttatatttaacttaaacctaatacaaaataacaatttaaaaagcaaaacaaaaactatttcatatttactGAAGTGTCAAGCGACACTAATAATTCAGTTTTAAAGACCTACCTTAATAATTTATCTGGAAACACATcgagtgatttatttttaatcgtaaATTCTCTGTTGAGCCTGCTTAAGCGACGGTATCAGAGATTGATGACCGAGATtagttttatgaaattttaggTATAGAGTGATATAGGATATCTTGTTATAGGAGACGAAactcataattcatctcgagatcggcggtgaaggaaaacatgtgGAGACTAtaattttctcctcaaaaggagagaagCAATAGGCTCAGCAGTGAGACAATTATCTGCTATTATTTTACGCATttgagtataataatatatattgttcaaAATTTATGAACGACACTGTTACTAGTGAAGAGATCACTTTGCGTGAATCTTATTACAATAGAGGGTGCTGTTTATAATACTGTCGAATGCCGATTAAATCATGTTGTTCTACCaaacctatatatattattacttacttgtcgtttatatgatttttgaagtgaaaactccTATAGGCGCGTAAATCAGTACGTTTATCGTAGGAGATAGATTTGTGGCTTAGCGTCACCGACacgctaatgttaatataatgaaatcgttgaaaccacaaaagtattgtggaaattattgatgataataatgattgaaatttattatgtaaatactaacagtatatacaaataatataagagtattttaactgttatttaattaaattaagctgttataatattttgtaccgagtttacgatatactgtgtattttgatgaataaaaagctatataataaaatgaatagaaATTTCACTTGTCATCAGATGTAGacattggacaaatatatttaatagtttcaaGTTTTTACTTCTATTGGCATTCGCTTTGactgccttttttatttaatttgacagCGATCTagcaaaatatttgataaaggCATACGAGTAACCTACCTGATGCTACGTCGTCACCTATGCCTAACTGACCAGCACTGTTAGAAGTACAAGCCCCTTGTAACACTGTCAATGCGTGATACCAAACAAAGAATCTAAAATGTTATACGCCTTGCATCAGTAACTTCCCAGGTTCACTTCAAAGCAGagcaaattatataaagtataactgCTTTGTGGTACAATAATTGAAGGGAGGCTACCACTCAATATCTACGACTAAAaccttaataaaatagaatacacaaataaaatttctaaaataaacacAGATCAACAACAACAAATCTAAACGTACAAAGTCCAAAAGCCAATTGTCAGCCTCAGCCAATATGCAACCATCTACAATTGCAGTTTGATTCCGGTGAGGCAATCAAACGGTCTGTGGGGACTTGTACCGTAAATAAAGATTAGAGTCACCCATTCCGCCCAAAATATCCCCAGTTTTGTGGCTAGACAACAAGCggaataataattcattataattatttttgtaatggtTAAGTATTTACGAAATCAAACCAGTTTcctatccgtaacagcctgtgaatgtcccactgctgggctaaaggctccctctcctctttttgaggagaaggtttggagcttattccaccacgctgctccaatgcgacacatgcaggttttctcacgatattcaCCTTAAGCACGAGTggaatcacaaattaagcacatgaaaatttagtggtgcttgcccgggtttgaacccacgatcatcggttaagattcaagtgttcttaccactgggccatctcggcattccTCCATTTCCGATCAACTGATATTAACTGATAAGAAATTTATCCATAGCCGTTCCATTTGCAAATTATTCTACTTCAATACCAATTTCAAAACAGACGAACCTATATCGTAgggatttcaatatttaattatatgtattaagaaggattatatacatatgtgtgttATGTATACAAATCACAACTGCGAGGAATAGTGGCAATAATACGAGTATGATGTTGTTCCGTTTGATATGTACTTATATCATTCCAAACTTTTGTCTGTTCTGTGTACGATGTAttgtatagtataataattcCCTCTTAGGGTCTTTATTGAAGACATGGAGGGCTAGCCTATCTTCGAATAtttccatatttttatattactaggGTTTTAGTTAGTATAAAaccttttattgtatttttcttcaGAAAAAAGAGATGAATATTATATGACTAAAAGGAGAAGCTAATAAGATTATCGATTTATGAAAACACAAAAGAAAACCAAACAAAAGATGgacaaattttatgaaaatggcTATAATGTGAGTTTTTTTGTATGTGTAAGTAACGGCTGACTGGTGTGGCAAAACATTAGAAAAGGACAAACTACGGCGAAATTGGGAACATTTTGAGAGGATGACgttgtttaaattaaagtccaagtaataaattctttaatttttcaaGTAAACTAATTTAATGGACACACAAATAGACGGACAATGTGCTTTGCCTGTTATCATCGGTCAGTGAAGTCGTTAAGCTTTAATAAGAGACGATAAATATGCCAAAACGACCTTGCAGCGGAGCCGCACGAGTGTAAAAGCGTCTACAAATTACTTGCGGTATTTAGTTCCTTATCGACTATTTTGCTTTGTATATGGTAGTTTGAactttattctttaatataaactttgtaAGTATTCGAACTCACGCAATTTTATGGGATTATTCGTcggtcaaaattaatattatatatcaatccgaaatttatattcaatagatATTTTCTAAAACAATCTGTGCTATTACcattcaaagtttttttttttttaatattaccaaataagaaatatatatagttagttaGTTGAGTGATTAATTTGGTTATGAGTATATGTgtctaattaatacaaaatcctAACTAATGAGATTcaacaaatttaataacatcattaactatgtacatattataatgaaaattaaattaaaacaataatatgatgTAATGTCCCAGAGGCACACGTGATGTACTATATAACCCTGATGATGCTATTGGTAATTCGAACGATCTGAAATTGttgtagtaaataattaaaaaaaaaaacaatcgtaaCCTTCGTAGCTTTAACCACACAAAGTATTTCATAGTGTTTAATCTCataatgttttccttaaatattcTAATCGAAACTTTTCacaatatttcaattacaatttatgaaattgaaagaaatacgtttttatattattaatataatttagatctattttatgaaataaatgaaaaaaacacttttatcTTTGTATtaacttattacttattttatcttATCCATCGCAATTTCCTAAATGTTTTGAACTTGACAGGAAAAGCTCATTATTTAACATGCCTATATACTATATTGAAGGTTTAGgcgattttgaattttaataacctaagataaaattcaatttcactCGGTGTAGTTTACTGTACGTCCATGATTGATGAACTGAGATcgcgattaaaaaaaaaagttatttgaataaatgcCTTTGAAATCTAATGTCAGTTGAGttcaacattatataatttatcttattcaCGGCATGGCCGTGGCgtgaaaatcatttaaaaaaatattagtcgttttatgtaataatgaaCCCGAGTGgtgtcaataatttataaaaaaaatgtattttacaactACTAAACTTTTcgttaaaatagtaaaattactGCTATTGTCATGtgtcaaattttgtttttttttattatttaagaagagGCGATGAAATCAGCCTCTACGttcatagattttaataataattcatttcgtattAGACCATGAAAGAAAACTACACTACCAGACTAAACATAAAATGATTTAGAACTAAATGTGATAGATTTGACCAATATAACGAGTATATATGTTGAATACATTCGAAATCCCCGtttaataacatcttaattaaAATGTGAACGGATTAATTAAAAACTCCATAGGctataaatctttttatttatttatcaaaaaattaaaaatataatcagtgTTACCAGATAAATCTAAAACGGAAATATTTACAGAGTTCGAAAGATGTGTTTCattcttaaattaattgattgGTCGTCAATCCAGTTTCTGAGAGCTGATACCTTAGCGTAGACCCCAGGGTAATTAGGCCGTGCGCACCCTAAGCCCCAGGAGACAATACCGGCGAGCTTTCCATTGTGAACTAGAGGACCACCACTGTCACcctaaataacacaaaaaaacatCTACTTATACatgcatattattaaaaaagtttttctcGAAGCGtctatattatctttaaatttttgacggttttattgcaattttaacGAAACGTCTCGATTTTTAATCGAactgttgtaaatattttatttgaattattttaaagttctaATTAAAACCTGCAAAAACAAACTAGTCGTTCTGTAAATTTTGAATAGAAGTAGTAACAAAATTAGAATTTCGACAAAGATTTATAAATGGTTCTGCAAGTTTTTGTCGAAAAAATGGaaatcataaaaatgtataatcacGTAATGATTCTATAATAACTTTCAAGCCTAGTCCGTACTTATGATTGcgctatttaaaacaaaataaaataaatgagacaGTATGCGAAGTGACGAGTTTTATTCCGTCAATTAAATTATGCTTTTagcataaagtatttaataaattattaattttttcatcacCATATTAGAATAGAATAGTGGTTTTCATTGATGGGAAGTTAGATAGATTGTTCAAATATACTACCACACTTAGACTTATTGAAatcttttaagaaattataatttacctgGCAGGCATCCTTTCCGCCTTCCGGATTACCAGCGCAGATCATTCTGGGTGTGATGGCATAAAGTGGTGCGTACGCTTTGCCACAACTATTTTCATTCACTTTTGGGACCAGCACCATTTGTAACGTCTGTGGAAGACCACCTCCTTCCTACAAATTAGTCCAAATGAGTCATAAATTTcagattttttgtttaaatatttattagtgaaattattattttactactaaTAACGTCCGAATTTTCTGCCTCGCATCCGGAACTAAGTAAATTCAAACAACACCCTTTTGTAATTATGCtttcaaataattgaattaaagaaAAGAATAGGAATTGTTTCCAGggtaaactattttaaaataagtgtttttatttaatattatttcagaaatcaagtaatttaatgaatatctaATTCTTTAGCTTTAGCAACAATAGACTAATATTACTGAAAATAGAAACAtacaataaattgataaattatttttagatatgtacattagtaaatatattgttatacaaaacaatacTCACTCTAAGATTTCCCCATCCAGTAACAACGGTTAGTTCACCGTCATCGATTTCTTCTCCATCGTTGAACATTTCAATGGGAGCGATACGTGGGCTCAAATCAAGAGACTTAGATAACCAAATGATCGCAACGTCACTATCCATTTTGCTGTAAGTGAAAGCTGGATTCCATACGAAGTCACCAACGGGATAAATTTTTCCACCATTTGTACTGGAGGATGAACCAGCGCGAACTTGTAAATTAATTGGAGatgaactgaaaaaaaaaatttaaaaaaattaccgaTGAGTGGGTACCATCTTATTGCAAACTCTATGCATATATCTTATTCGGCAACCATATATCAAACACTATGTATATTTGTACAAGGGATGTAAAATAGGGATGTAAAATCTTAGCATCGTTGGTTTCGGATTGATGTGTATGGAATAGAGTAGGAATAGAGTAGTGGAATAGAGTTTGTACTTCTTGCAATGTTACGATTCAAGGGCTATAGTGaacctttttaaatttacttaaataaaattttcttgggATTCCGTTTGACGACACAAAAACATCCCAATTTACTATATGGAGACTAGATTAATCcgatttttgttatattatgtagtgtgtagtatatgtataagaaataaaaatacataacatatcaagtaattaatataaataaatcatatttcaaTACTACTACCGTTCAATACCGAAGTGTTATTCAGAATTACGGTTCAattttttctatgtatttattctatctattattatctatttttgttaattgatttattcaattaattcttACCCGATTAAACAATGCGCTGCTGTTAATATTAAATCGTTGCCAATGATTGAACCACCACAAGAATGTCTTCCTCTGTTTAAAATTGAAACTTGGTAGGGAACCGCTGCTATATCGACATCCTTTCCACCAACAATTCT
Proteins encoded in this region:
- the LOC126777470 gene encoding vitellin-degrading protease-like, with the protein product MIKYLILIIYIGYAVSKPLLEDTRIVGGKDVDIAAVPYQVSILNRGRHSCGGSIIGNDLILTAAHCLIGSSPINLQVRAGSSSSTNGGKIYPVGDFVWNPAFTYSKMDSDVAIIWLSKSLDLSPRIAPIEMFNDGEEIDDGELTVVTGWGNLREGGGLPQTLQMVLVPKVNENSCGKAYAPLYAITPRMICAGNPEGGKDACQGDSGGPLVHNGKLAGIVSWGLGCARPNYPGVYAKVSALRNWIDDQSINLRMKHIFRTL